In Quercus robur chromosome 11, dhQueRobu3.1, whole genome shotgun sequence, the sequence GTTCGCCgaggtaacactgttcagaggttttctccatataaatgcagctagaaaagtagctgtagtgcatttaatacggtggtagcagctttctcttagatatttttgagtttccttccttcttgcACGTTCATGAGACATGTTCCTATTGCTGGAGCTTCTTGGAGGGTTACCTAAGTTGCTGGAATATGTGCTTGAGCTGTCTTTATTATATCCAAGGAGAAGCCTCTCCCCGGATCACATTCTGTTCGTCCCTCATTTATAAGTCTCTCAATGGGAAATCCTGATAACTACTTGCTTCTTCTCGGACAATTCAGCTGTCCTGGacaaaagcccaaggcccaacatgTCATTCTAGGCCTTTATCCCTACAAAagtatatttcattttttattcctacaataattattttttttggttgttgttgttgttggtagGTTCCTACAGTAATTTGTGATAATCTTATTGCCTATTAGAGAATTAAAATCACGATTTCGTTCCCGTTGACTTTATATACTCTTGATTTTacgttttattttaaataatgtaaataattttagtCCAAGTCAATGACTAATTACTGGATATTTTGAGGTAGGCAGTGTCAACCTTTGCTGATCTGATAGAAACATTGTCAAATCTAACATGTATGGAGATAAAGAAACATTGTCAAATCTAACATGTATGGAGataatttcccaaaaaaaaaaaaaaaaaaattataattcaaaacCTGTAATAAATTTAGTATAAGTGGGAAAACATTATACAGATTTGTTggcaataacttttgaaaatcTGTTGCTTCATCTAATTAACTTCATTCACTTTCTCTAAATGTCATTAACATATTAAGAGGTATCAACTAGTTGATTTACAATCACTGCACACCTTTGGtgcaatggtcactccacaagtataggtgcttgtggggtgtggaggGTAAGAGctggagttcaagtctccaagagggagttttacacacatatacacttaaattaggccACAAACGgacaatttgaatttttttttcctagttaaattaaTTTCACAAAAAGTACATTTCCAATTTCGAATAACAATATAAGTTCAAAGACAAtacatattgtgattgatacTTGATAAATGagatatcaataaaaaaaaatcatataaaataatgttaGCTTCAATTATAACTTATTACCACCTTAGTACAATTGTaagaagttttaaaaattaaattgatgtGCTATATAACATTGTTGTGTAACCAGTTGTTAACTTACTTGTTATATACTCTAGCATGCATGATGTACAACTGACTCTACTGAGAAGATTACCACTAATtgttatcctttttttttttttttgatgatccATCATCTATGGTTacagtattattattattatatcaaaCTCGAGACAGGTGCTGTTTTATTAgattcttttaaataaatacaaatttaagACTAGGAGAATGTGGGGTCGGCGCCGGCCCTGTAGCCTCGCGGATATCAAACTTCAATAGTgactttaaatatatttaattttatatatattaaaaatgaagcACAAACTTATACATTTCAATTTTCAGACACTCTATATGTTTGagaaatgaatttaaaattttaaaatgaagttCCTTAGCCCTCCAAAAGTCAAAGCTAGCTTATCCATTATTTTATAGAAGTGTAATACATATTATTTAATCTTAAAAAACTAAGAAATTGAACTTGAGTCATAGCCTTGATTGCTATATAAAGGGTTTGTCTTCTTTGGTTTCTCTCATATCATCTTTCATTAGTCAACACAAAATATAAGCAAGAAGAAGTTTTGAGAGAGTAAGAGTTAAAAGGTGAAAAATGAATTGTCTTATAGTTTCTCAGTCTCCATTTTGCATGGCCACCATTGTCTTCTACACTTGTTTCTGGATCCCATTTCTCCAACTCAAGCAAGCTTTGCTCGGCATAATGGGCCTCCTCATGTTCACTACTCATGATGAGCCAGTAGTTGAGAGCTTCAATGAGGGATACCTTCCCGTGACTAGGTTTGAAGAGTTGCAAAATGTGGATGAAATGTGTTCTATTTGCTTGGTGGAGTTTGAGAAAGAAGATGTGGTGAGCCAACTATCTAGATGTGGCCACGTTTTCCATATGCACTGCATCGAAAGCTGGCTAGACCGAAACCAGTTCACCTGTCCACTTTGTaggtcatttttattttcagttgtaaATACTTCTCATGCAAACTGTGGTAGTAGTGGTACTAGTTCACTACGTATCCCCTCCTATCTGGATTCTTCTTGGcattaataaaatcaaaattttgtatactttgttttacatttaatattttcatcttttttgttttgggattcaggaattgtttcaaatttttggttcttcaaaaaatctgcacaacaaaaaaaaaaaaaaaaaaaaaaaggaaggaaatttttgaaTCCACCTAAGCCTTTGATCACAGGAACAAACAGAAACTATGTTTAGTTTTAGCTGATGATGTAGGTTGTTTAGATATTTTCTTCAACGGAAGAtgataagttttaaaataatctccatttaaaaaatagtttgacAAGGCAACCTTTATGTTAATTGTttgttgctttgtttttttaatttgggggggTTGAATTATTTGTTTGTTGATGATTAATATTTCAATAGgaacaagaaatatataagagtACTCTGCAACAAGTCAACGAGGGGACTATTTGATCAGAATACATACAGAATTTGAGATGATGAAGgaattttctatttggttttgCATCTAATTAACTCCTTTCCCAGTCCGAGTCCAGTGGCTTAATTTGCAAATCTAATTAAGAAGCAATAAGATTTCATTAATACTCTTTTTATCCTTCAACGTTCAAACACACATGAGTGAACTGCCCAACTGTCATTTTACACaactggagagagagagaggggctcCATTAAATTAATGGGTATCTGAGTATGAATACTAATTAACCTGTGGAAGCGTgatgcttatcaaaaaaatacatgtgGGATAGTGTGTGACTGATGCTAGCTTGTTGTTggatagaagaagaagaagaaggcattTTACATGCAGTACAATTACAATTCGGTTTTATCAGTCATCAgatagttaattaattcaactctttatttttcaactttcaGACGCTACCTCTAGTTCTGCAGCAATAATTATTATCTTATAtgtatcatatatttttctccTGTGAGATCTACCTATTGTAAAAATGGTGATACATATATAAGAACCAAAGTGTTGTAATCAAGGTGAAAATTAAAAGGGAATAGAATAGAAGGTTACTTGTAGGAAGCTTATTTTGGcaggattttttgtttttaatttgtattttagtGATCTCTATTCTTAATTAGCTTGgatggtttttttgtttttttgtttttaataacaaGCGTAGAGGGAGATCAACCGAACAATTGTTAGGGTACGTAATTTACGATTTGATGATAGTTGACTTACCATATGATATGATGTGAGGTAGGTCCTCCTCCGGAATCCggatacaaaaattaataaagtttttgaattcttattttttgtCTTCTGCACTGCAAATGGAGCTAATTAAGTTAGACTTATTGAGCATTGACCTCAACAGATAAGGACCTCTTTGAAAACGTTGCGCGCGGCCGGGTGTAAAAGTCCAATCCAATGACGTACGGACAACGAATAAAAAtactctttttaaaaattctagatttttttatttaaaagatgctaatttagttacaaatttttgACACTAAAACACTGTCATGGATATGATCAAACAAGGCATTTTTAGTTTGTCcagtttgttttgaaaaaaaaaaatatatagagagagagagagagaaaaaggaaagggagGCAAGAAAATCACTAGAGTTTGATTGAAGGAAATGGAGCAAAGAATGGAAATTAGGTAGTATTTCTCTTGTGACTTTGGAAGTACTATTTTGTGTTCTCAAATCTCCGTGCTTTAAGTTATGCTAGCTTTAGTACaatatatagttatattttaTTGGTAGAGGGATATATAAGGGAAATTCCATTAAAGTTCATGCTCACAAACATAAAAGAGATATCATTTTTCCCCGGCCCCCATCAAACTAAACAAACATGCTAATTAGTTAACAGAAATGGCAATCTCCTTCATTCCATTTTCTTTGGGGTCATTTTGAAACGGAAAGAAATGCATTAATGGAATTCGATCAGTAATATGATCtctttttatatgattttttttccccttttaccTCTCAATTGAGCAATGCTAGTGATACAAAGTtcaacaacctttttttttcaaaatttagttatgGTTAATGCAACGCCACTTTCATATGACTCCAAAACTAAAACCAATTTATGGTACatcaaataatcaatcataacATATATACTATCTTAGGTctttaataattgtgaaaaaattagGAAACTTTTTGTGTCCTTAGGCTTATTGTTAGAAATTAACATGTAGCCATTAAAAGAGGACAAAATGTGGTAATGACTAGTTTTCCACAATCTACTGTAGTGGCAAgttattatttgattttcacAAAAATCCACCATTAACATTACTAAAATGTTTATTATTCACAAACTTGTCATCTCAATGATTATCAAATAATGTAAAATGCGGTGGTGACATGGACCACTCATGTGCTTGTAAAAAAGACAGTTTTTTGAGGAGTTTCAGGAGTAATTAGAAGACATTCTTGAAGATGTAGCTTCTTTTGTAATTCGTGATGCTCCttagttttgtttcaataaaacaTGACTAgattctccaaaaaagaaaaaaaaaaaaaaaagtataagtgGGCTTGGGTTGAGTTGAATATATGAATGATTGATTATATGGTATTTGGGTCTGGGCCAATTATATTGTATATGTAAGAAAGGCCTGGCATTGGGCCCAAAGTGGGATGGTCGTAACTCGTAAGCCTCTCAAACTCAAAGACTGACGACCGTAAATGAAATTTGCATTATCGGAGTCTCGgagaaggaaagaagaagaagctcaagctcaagctctttctttctttctttctatctaatTGATCTGATCTCCACACACCAAAATggtaacctctctctctctctctctctccatttcattttctttcaattgGAATGATATTTGGATATATAGATCCGATTCATGAAACTCTCTGCTCTCTTCTATTTCTATATGCTTTTTGGGTTTccttaattctatttttatatgtacaagtagaacataaaattaagattttgtattcactgcttcttcttcttctgttgtTCAAGATCTGTTAAATCACACCCATACTATTTTCCATTTCCTGATGGATCCATCCATCCATCCACCCATAGTGATTATTCTTATGACCTCTATTTTTTACCATCtgggttttttctttgtgtgtgaGAATTTTAGTCTCTCAGAAGAATCCGTTAtaaatgttgatttttttattttattttattttattttatatattaggTATTAACAGAAACTGAATCTATGATTACCCTTGTTCCAAATTCCTAGTACAATTTTGTGCTTTGAGCTTGGATGCTGCTTTTTGCTTTAAGCAGCTGGTTGGTTaaaacctaaaacttaaaactcaTTGCAGTTGTACTTACAAATACTGAAGCTTTAAATCAACAGATTACTACTAATAAGAAAACAGACACCCAACTCTCAACTCAACATTTTCAAGACCTAGCCAGTAGCCACCCTGAAATTACTACAACATGCTAATGGAATTCTTAGCTACATTGACTCTAAACCACAGTTATCAGAGATACCCCACTAGCAACaagcttccattttttttttttactttccgTCTTATCAATCTCACAATGTCTTCCGTATGATTAATCTTTACATGATGGACATTACCATTCCTTTGCTGCAAAATATGGTAATATGCTTAAATTAGACCTCAAGTTTTTGCCTTTTAGTTCCTCCTCTCCTCATGTTACAATCTCAACCCATTTAACTTTAGGATTCCTTAATAGGCATTAGCTTAAAATGGTTCTCGAGATTCTCTTAGAGACAAGTATCTCAGTTCTTGATCTGTCACCCTACTGCAGCAACCTATTCCTTGTTGcttatgttttatgcattgctAGCATAGCCACCCAATAAAATCATGCctgggaattttttttgataagtaaaatcATGCCTGGGAATTGCTTTAGGGAACCAAATATTTAACCTCAAGAAGCCTTTTTCTTCCATTGTTCCAAGTTCTTTGTGCTGGAGTACTGTGCTGTTTTTTCCTGGACTCCAAATAGGCCTGTCCTCTCTTTCTAATTCTACCAAACTCCACTTGCTTTGAACATTAATTAGCTCCTCATTTTAACCCATGCCAACTACAAATTTAATGAAAGGCCTAGTGATCTGCCTCAATTTTAGAATCTTCCTCCCGGACCAGCTGCATTCCTGAGAAATCTTCAGTGAAGATTCTTCACCTCCCAAAAACTCTTACGAATAACAAGCTCTTAAGTCTTACCTGCACATGACTCAACTATCTCATATCGTGGAAATTTTCTGATATTCTCTAACATTAACATCATCATATTCACTATTGTAATGCCTTCTTTGAGACTGTTTTTACATGCTTTTCTGTCAGTTTTATGTGACTTAACTGCTTAATTGACCTAACATCAAGGTTTTTATATTGGCTAATTCTGTAATGGTTTATGTTCCTGAACTTTTTGTAGATTCACTTTGTGCTTCTTATTAGTCGACAAGGAAAAGTGAGGTTGACAAAATGGTATTCACCGTATACTCAGAAGGAAAGAACTAAGGTATCAGCtgctctttatttttattttttttggtttaaaattaGTAAGTTTTGGCCCTATGGGGAGGGGAAAGAGGAGATTTGAGCTACCCTGTGGGGGTTATGTATCACctgctttgtttttttgtttggttttgggatGTGTGTGTGTTCTCCTTATAGCTTATTGGTAATTGAAGGTATTgttgcttcctttttttttttttttttttgataactaagaaattttattaaaaatgagaatACTATGTGTTCACAATGATGAACACAAAGATTGTTACTGCATTTGTTTCTTAAACTGATGTGCATTTTTTCCAATGTTGATATCCACCCTTTTATGATCACGTTGAGAAGGTTCTACGGGAGCTAAGTGGAGTGATTCTTACCCGAGGGCCCAAGCTCTGTAATTTTGTTGAATGGAGAGGATATAAAGTTGTTTATAAAAGGTAATGCCAGAATATTACTCTGTGTTTGCTGTCATAATGAGAATCTCTTTCTTGaggaatattttattttccatcTCTGACATGAACCACTGAGCTGTTTCCAATAATGTGTTTGTGCAGATATGCTAGTCTGTATTTCTGCATGTGCATTGACCAAGAAGACAATGAATTAGAGGTCCTTGAAATAATTCATCATTATGTGGAGATTTTGGACCGATACTTTGGCAGTGTTAGTGAAAAATAATCTGTGACTCATTTATAAAAGTAGCACaccatttttttcccatttgatTATGATTAAGGATGGACGTCCTAGTAATTTATTCATATTTCGCAGGTCTGTGAGCTGGACTTGATCTTCAATTTCCACAAGGTATGTCCATTACTCATGCTTTATGGGCAAAATTTCTGTTTAATTAGCATTTGAGTCTGGTTTATGTGTCCACCTATGTGCCATGTTGAGCAGCCATTTCAAATGTCCCTCAGTAATCAAATTGCACTGTTTTTTGGATATGCATTTTACATAGATGTGAAAGTAAGCTCATTTTTGCTCACTGTTTGTTACTGTTTAACATGAAGGCCTACTATATATTGGATGAACTATTGATTGCTGGTGAACTTCAGGAATCTAGCAAGAAATCAGTTGCACGGTTGATATCTGCACAGGTAGACTTTTTCTTAGTCCTGATGCCTTTTGGAAAGTTTCACACTTTTGCTGAGCGCATTATATTGTTGGTTTTTAGGATTCATTGGTGGAGATGGCAAAAGAGCAGCGCAGTTCAATAAGTAATATAATTGCTCAGGCCACCAAGTAGAGGACAGACATACATAGTTGCCTGATATATTGGTTGAAATTCAAGCGCTTATTGTATTATTCTTATTCTGTGTTTTTCTTTGTAATG encodes:
- the LOC126706485 gene encoding AP-1 complex subunit sigma-1; translation: MIHFVLLISRQGKVRLTKWYSPYTQKERTKVLRELSGVILTRGPKLCNFVEWRGYKVVYKRYASLYFCMCIDQEDNELEVLEIIHHYVEILDRYFGSVCELDLIFNFHKAYYILDELLIAGELQESSKKSVARLISAQDSLVEMAKEQRSSISNIIAQATK